Proteins from one Listeria weihenstephanensis genomic window:
- a CDS encoding GNAT family N-acetyltransferase, producing MYIRLAKIEDAKRLAEIRLQIDGETENMDRERGEDFLDEVAFQEIIKIDTTSVNNLFLVAEITGELVGFSRCEGTNLNRSKHKVMLGVAVVKDHWGKGVGPELLRKSIHWADRNSIRKITLTVLETNRKAIEMYTKFGFEIEGRLKADKKLADGNYYDTYVMSRNKKQ from the coding sequence ATGTATATACGACTAGCCAAAATAGAAGATGCGAAACGATTAGCCGAAATTCGCCTACAGATTGACGGAGAAACGGAAAATATGGATAGAGAACGAGGGGAGGACTTCCTTGATGAAGTTGCTTTTCAAGAAATCATAAAAATAGATACGACTTCGGTGAACAACTTATTTTTAGTAGCAGAAATCACTGGGGAGCTCGTCGGTTTTTCAAGATGTGAAGGTACTAATCTTAATCGATCTAAGCATAAAGTAATGCTTGGAGTTGCCGTCGTAAAAGATCACTGGGGGAAGGGCGTTGGACCTGAGTTACTCAGAAAATCGATACACTGGGCAGACCGAAATAGTATCCGAAAAATCACGTTAACAGTCTTAGAAACGAACCGGAAAGCTATCGAGATGTACACGAAATTTGGTTTTGAAATCGAAGGCCGCTTGAAAGCTGATAAAAAACTGGCAGATGGAAATTACTATGATACCTATGTGATGAGTAGAAACAAAAAGCAGTAG